One part of the Blastocatellia bacterium genome encodes these proteins:
- a CDS encoding NUDIX domain-containing protein codes for MREHPIPAAAVAFVRDSPQGIEVYLSRRPAHFRYYPGAFVFPGGRRDVGDVDIKATAAREVFEEIGIDIDCDRLVPLRDINTSAHAGPVYHMITFAYPIEGEFSTTPNAEEVEEEMWVVAHEAARRLELPYQIMAAVHTIAQFASVAELLRGLEQGSINEDYWF; via the coding sequence ATGCGCGAGCATCCGATACCGGCGGCGGCTGTGGCTTTCGTCAGAGATTCGCCTCAGGGCATCGAAGTCTATCTGAGCCGGCGGCCCGCGCACTTTCGTTACTACCCCGGCGCCTTTGTCTTTCCGGGAGGACGCCGCGATGTGGGCGACGTTGACATAAAGGCGACGGCGGCGCGCGAAGTCTTTGAGGAGATCGGCATCGATATCGATTGCGACCGCCTCGTGCCTTTGCGTGACATCAATACCAGCGCGCACGCCGGCCCTGTCTATCACATGATCACCTTCGCCTACCCGATTGAGGGCGAATTCAGCACCACGCCCAATGCCGAAGAGGTCGAGGAAGAGATGTGGGTTGTCGCGCATGAGGCCGCGCGCCGTTTGGAATTGCCTTACCAGATCATGGCCGCCGTGCACACCATCGCGCAGTTCGCGAGCGTTGCCGAATTGCTCCGCGGGCTAGAGCAGGGAAGCATTAACGAGGACTACTGGTTTTGA
- a CDS encoding MoxR family ATPase: protein MRDLEDCPLPQSVNAIVEHLKGEVRKAIVGQDTVIEQVLVALLTEGHALIEGVPGTAKTLLVKVLARAIGAQFGRIQFTPDLMPADVTGTNIFNMATSTFTLRHGPIFTDLLLADEINRTPPKTQAALLEAMEERQVTIDGEIHKLSPMFTVLATQNPIEYEGTYPLPEAQLDRFMLKILVDYPGADEELRVVANWNAGFNARRLDDLFIQPINDSALLLECRAEVRNVTVEEGVLRYIVSLIRATRNTLNISWGASPRAAVALLLCTKALAAMRGRTFVTPDDVKEMTRPVLRHRIVLRSEAEIEGATPDQVLDEVIAGIDVPR, encoded by the coding sequence ATGCGAGATTTGGAGGACTGTCCATTGCCTCAGTCTGTCAACGCCATTGTCGAACACCTCAAAGGCGAAGTGCGCAAAGCCATCGTCGGTCAGGACACCGTCATCGAGCAGGTTCTCGTCGCCCTGCTCACCGAGGGGCATGCGCTGATCGAGGGCGTCCCCGGCACCGCCAAGACCTTGCTGGTCAAAGTGCTGGCGCGCGCCATCGGCGCGCAGTTCGGACGCATCCAGTTCACTCCCGATTTGATGCCCGCCGATGTCACCGGCACCAACATATTCAATATGGCGACCTCGACCTTCACCCTGCGGCACGGGCCGATTTTCACTGACTTGCTGCTCGCAGACGAGATCAACCGCACGCCGCCCAAGACGCAGGCCGCCCTGCTCGAAGCCATGGAAGAGCGGCAGGTCACTATTGATGGCGAGATCCATAAGCTGTCGCCGATGTTCACCGTGCTGGCCACGCAGAATCCTATTGAGTACGAGGGGACTTACCCGCTTCCAGAGGCGCAGCTCGACCGCTTCATGCTGAAAATCCTGGTCGATTATCCGGGCGCTGATGAAGAGCTGCGCGTCGTCGCGAACTGGAATGCCGGCTTCAATGCTCGCCGCCTTGATGATCTCTTCATCCAACCCATCAACGACTCGGCGCTCTTGCTCGAATGCCGCGCCGAAGTGCGGAATGTGACGGTCGAGGAAGGCGTGCTGCGTTACATCGTCTCGTTGATTCGCGCCACGCGCAACACGCTGAACATCTCTTGGGGGGCCAGCCCGCGCGCCGCTGTCGCTCTGCTGTTATGCACAAAGGCGCTGGCGGCCATGCGCGGGCGCACGTTCGTCACCCCCGACGATGTCAAAGAGATGACCCGGCCCGTCCTGCGCCACCGCATCGTCTTGCGCTCGGAAGCCGAGATCGAAGGTGCGACGCCCGATCAAGTCCTCGATGAAGTCATCGCGGGAATCGATGTACCAAGATAG
- a CDS encoding phosphoglucomutase/phosphomannomutase family protein encodes MIKFGTSGWRAIIADEFTFAAVRRVTQAIANHLQSEAAGSKVIVGYDTRFMAEAFAAEAANILAAKGFQPLLCDRPTPTPAIAYAIRAQRASGGINFTASHNPPQYCGMKFSTADGAPALPEVTGAIEREIRRLGEGESGAGSRSDAVESLSLVDDYLGDLGTKIDFGAIASAGLRVVYDPLWGTGRGYLNKALADIGCEVVMLHDWRDVYFGGHSPEPDEEYLHEMRDRVVSGGYHLGVSTDGDADRFGILDRDGTFISPNQVIALLVDYLAESRGWTDAVARSVATTHLVDRVAEKRGIKVYETPVGFKFIGQLITEDKIGIGGEESAGLSIRGHFPEKDGILACLLVAEMVARRGVSVGEMVAGIYKDVGKLVNGRVGVRLTAELQKALPEKLASGPAEFGGRRVETVSRVDGAKFILEDGSWLLMRPSGTEPLVRVYAEASNEQKLEVLLESGRKYILSQSH; translated from the coding sequence ATGATTAAGTTTGGGACATCCGGTTGGCGAGCAATCATCGCCGATGAGTTTACGTTTGCGGCAGTGCGCCGTGTGACTCAAGCCATTGCCAACCATTTGCAGTCGGAGGCTGCCGGTTCAAAAGTCATCGTCGGATACGACACGCGCTTTATGGCGGAAGCGTTTGCGGCAGAGGCAGCAAACATTCTGGCAGCGAAGGGCTTTCAACCGCTGCTATGTGACCGCCCGACGCCGACGCCGGCCATTGCCTACGCGATACGTGCGCAGCGCGCCAGTGGCGGGATCAACTTCACTGCCAGCCATAACCCGCCGCAATATTGCGGCATGAAGTTTTCAACCGCCGACGGCGCGCCGGCGCTGCCCGAAGTGACCGGCGCCATCGAGCGTGAGATTCGGCGGCTCGGCGAAGGCGAAAGTGGTGCGGGTTCAAGGTCAGACGCGGTTGAAAGCCTGTCACTGGTTGACGATTACCTCGGCGACCTGGGGACGAAGATAGATTTTGGGGCGATTGCCAGCGCTGGCCTGCGCGTCGTCTACGATCCGCTGTGGGGCACCGGGCGCGGCTACTTGAACAAAGCGCTCGCCGACATCGGCTGCGAAGTGGTGATGCTGCACGACTGGCGCGATGTTTATTTCGGCGGCCACAGTCCAGAGCCTGACGAAGAGTACCTGCACGAGATGCGCGACCGCGTTGTCAGCGGCGGTTATCATCTCGGCGTTTCGACGGATGGTGACGCCGACCGCTTCGGCATATTGGATCGAGACGGGACGTTTATTTCGCCGAATCAGGTGATCGCCCTGCTGGTGGATTACCTGGCTGAATCGCGCGGCTGGACAGACGCCGTCGCCCGTTCGGTGGCGACAACGCACCTTGTAGATCGCGTCGCCGAGAAACGTGGGATTAAGGTTTACGAAACGCCGGTCGGCTTCAAGTTTATCGGGCAGTTGATCACCGAAGACAAGATCGGCATCGGCGGCGAAGAGAGCGCGGGGCTTTCTATCCGCGGACACTTCCCTGAAAAGGACGGCATACTGGCTTGCCTGCTGGTTGCCGAAATGGTCGCTCGACGCGGCGTCAGCGTTGGCGAGATGGTGGCCGGGATTTACAAAGACGTTGGCAAGCTGGTAAACGGGCGCGTCGGGGTTCGCTTGACGGCAGAGTTACAAAAGGCGCTGCCTGAAAAGCTTGCAAGCGGGCCGGCGGAATTCGGCGGTCGCCGGGTCGAGACAGTCAGCCGTGTGGACGGAGCGAAGTTTATTCTTGAAGATGGGTCATGGTTGTTGATGCGCCCGTCGGGAACCGAACCGCTGGTTCGGGTTTATGCAGAGGCGTCGAACGAGCAAAAATTGGAGGTGCTACTTGAGTCAGGCCGCAAATACATTCTTAGTCAATCGCATTAA
- a CDS encoding septum formation initiator family protein: protein MHRAFDSVVLAVILAACGICGSYYLRTRTEFSAALSKKEVATERLARVTSDVERLERDVQRLRTDAKAFEELARHKFGFVREGDVVIKLAQSGNDDTGSSPVQEVRLANLTPQAATGYTGLSH from the coding sequence ATGCATCGCGCTTTCGACAGTGTCGTCCTGGCCGTGATCCTCGCGGCTTGCGGCATCTGTGGGTCGTACTACCTGAGAACGCGGACCGAATTCAGCGCCGCTTTAAGCAAGAAGGAGGTCGCCACAGAGCGGCTCGCCCGTGTGACGAGCGATGTCGAGCGATTAGAGCGTGATGTGCAGCGATTGCGCACGGATGCCAAAGCCTTCGAGGAGCTAGCGCGACACAAGTTCGGTTTTGTCCGCGAGGGCGATGTAGTCATCAAGCTGGCGCAGAGCGGCAATGACGATACAGGATCATCTCCGGTGCAGGAGGTTCGGCTGGCAAACTTGACACCGCAAGCGGCGACCGGCTATACTGGCCTTTCTCATTAG